The DNA sequence TAACTACCAATACAAAACACCGGCTTACATACTCTTAGGAGGTGATTTGGACTAGTTGAACTGACGTTCATCACCATCAATCTTCAGCTAGAGGAATATCATTTAAATTCAAGCCTATTGCAGGCAAGTCCGAAGAAAGTGGACCGAGGATCCCATCAGGGGTAAGAGTAAGCGTACTCTGCATAAGTAGGAAAACACACAATGAATTTAACAAAATTGCCGGGCAACTAAAAAATGTACACGGATAGTGAACTTGGCTTATATGCATCAATCTGATGTAAAAAAGGTTAGATAATTAGTAATACAATGATATAGAAATGGAGCAAGACTTTCTTTAAAGTCTACTGTTGTATAAAACACAGAATCAAAGATAAAATTTAAGTCCAAACTATGCCTCATTGATAGGGATCACTAAATGGATTTATAGTTAAGAGTTTACATATATTGAGTTTTTATTAAGCCCGCATGTTTTGGGCTCTGTATTACCTGTAACTGACAAGTGACAGCTCTTAGGTTTTTATGCTTGAATTATAGAAACTATTAAATTATTGATTCAGTATCAATTTGGGCCTGGGGTAGTAGTTTGGGTTGCAATTAAGTCATCCGAGTGGTTCATTTATCTTTGCCTTTTGGTTTTGTCCTGCATTACTCACTTTTCAAGGCAAAAATTACAACGTGAATTACTTATCATGTATATGACATATATATGATGACCAGCAACATAATATTCAACATTGACATATAACTGAGCAAAATACAAATGCTAATAATTTTCGCTGTTATGAATACTTATCACTGGGGGATACAGAAATATATCACTTAAAATGATAGGACAACTAAGCCTTTCATAGAATTTCCTATTTCTGATCTGTCAGCCACTAAACCACATTAGAAAATGTAGAAGACAGACAGGTCTCAAATTTAAGTTTTCAGACAAAGTTAAGcctttgaaaataaatataccTCGCCATCTTACCTCTTATTCATGTTTGTAAAGTAATATCAATGCGAAGGTGAACTAGATACATTAAAAAATACCTCAGGCTGGAATCTTAGCATGTCAGCACGAGCCATGGCTTCAGCTTGCGCAATTCTCTGCCTAAATGTCTGTGCCATCTCCTCCGCCTATAAATAGAGAAAAGAGCAGCACCTCAGACTATCTTGTTTAGTTGATCATACAGAAAATACAAGATGTAccataataaaattacaagGTAAGAAGGTGATAATAGTAATTAGTAACATCCATGCATCACTCAGAAAGTGCAGTCTAGAAGATATTTATACTATTAAAAGTTCATCTGTAACAACATTAAGAGAATGATTTAAAAGATATTATTGCCTCCGTCCCGTTTTTCTCGTCCCCTTATCAAACCCACATTGTATTCCATTATAATAAATAAGCTATATGTTACCATaaaattgtattatattttagataagttaacaaatttaacatataatttacCATATTAACTTAATGTGAACAACCTTTTTGGGACAAAGAAAGAAGATAATGAGGATTGGAAAACTGGGACGGAgagaatataacaaatataggATTTATAATCAAGTACATACAATTATATATGATCAATGGCAGAAGTCGGGGCTAAAGCTTTGCAAGACCTGGGccttaaatatatattaggaGTAATTTTCACTGATCTTTGAAGGTTACTTGATGCTACCAGaaatcttataatatttttttaggaCTCCAAAAAAAATCTAAGATCAACTGGGGGCTTCACGCTAGGTTAGCCTTCCCCGCACCCACCCCCACCACCCTGTTTACGATGCCTTGAAGATCAGAGACAAGCCCTTCATCCATCAACTAATTATTAGATCCATAAAAAACTATCATCATGCATCTGAAATAGTTACCTTCTCAAATACTAGCTTGGGATTGCGAATCATGTCTCCAGGTGTAGGTTCCAACTTTTTAGTAGAAAGACTAACTCGCCCTCTTTCACGGTCATGACTCAGTATCATGACCTACAAATTTGAAAAGTGATGTCAACTTCAATAAAAGTGGAGATCTAGTCTCTGACAAGAACCATGCCAGAATATACAGTTTTTTACTCACCTTGAGAGTGTCACCAGGCTGAAAGACTGTTGCGATGTCCGAGACACGGTCATGACTGATCTGACTAACATGAAGAAGCCCATTGATTCCACCAATATCTATGAAAGCACCATATGGTTTCAAGCTCTGTACAGTTCCAATAACAACTGATCCAATTCCAAGCTGAGCCTGACTGTCTGCCATGGCCTTCCGGTTACTGagaacaagcctagattgttcCTCATCTACCTCAACAAACTTTAGTGGAATCTCCTTCTCTATTAGCTCCTCTGCAGGTGATTTCTGATGAGTAAAAGTTAGAAACTATATTTAGTGCCATGACTACACAGAATCAGTCTAAAACAATGTCAAGTAAAGGATTTTAatgttagaaaaaaaaaaggggggggggggggggacaaTTACATCTGAACTCACAGATGTATCTCAAGAATTTTTCACACATATTGGATTACACATATACCACATGTTATATACATAATCTTTGTATATAACATGTGTATGTATGATCTAATAAAAAGACAAAATTATGTCCGATTCATAACATTATCTAGTTATACTCTAAAACATGTAAAGAGTCATATGAAGACATTTCATTAAGGAAAAAAAGAGCAAATGAAGATGAAGTCTGAACAGGAGCATTATATTTCATCTATCGTGGTAGAAAGTGAAAGGAATTGTAATTCCTTCACAGCACATTTACACTGTCGTCCATTTTAGGATACCTATGATTAGAGGGTAGTTCTTTCTCAATTGAAAGGGAATAGAGTTTGAAACGCAACATTTTACTGGAAATGATGGATACTTGATAGGAATGAATGTTCTTTTTTTTGGTGTACCAAATATTATAGAGGCAGTCATGCTTGTCATGGTCAATTGTTTACACAACTCTGACAACTTTAAAAGGTATGGGGAAATTAGATCCACTTTTCAGTAAcaactttaaattaaattaattataaccAAAAAATGCCTAACAGTATTTCCATTGTCACTGCACAAATACGAATCCAGAGCTGAAAACTCATGATAGTGTCAGCCAGTATTGATTTACAGCAATAAACGGTCTCATGTTATGGTTAATTATTTAAGattcaaaaaatatgaaagttcTGATTTCTAATatcaacatattttaattatgatgcAGAATTGTCATATTGTCTAGACTCATGGCCAACTCGTAAAAAACTTGAGAATGTAAACCAAATAGTAAAAAAAACGAGTAAGGtcacatgtatatttttattggcTAATATCACGTGTTATGGTCTATGGGCCCAGCCTTCTTTATAGTAGATGCAACAGAACAAAGGTTGGGAATTGATTTCTAAAAGTTACAATTGTAATTTATAGTTTTTAAAAGTCCCCTTCTTCCTAAGATCTATCATGACATGGACCAACTGAAATTAACATAAGAATATGTAAACAAGTGCATGCAATTTAGACATACAGAAAAACAGCATGtccattaaataatataaatgactTCAAATATAGATATGACATTTTATTGGAGTCAGATGTCAGTTTAAAGTATATTTTACTGTTGATATTTGCGAGAAGGGAACAAATCCACGAATGCCTTCAACCAATGCGACAACTCCGcctttgttagcaccaacaaccTGCAAACCCAAAGACGACTTTggttattttaaaaacaaacttCCATGTTAAAGAACCTCAGATatgcaaaatgcaaattcatatCATATTATGCaatacatttttaatattttttaccaTGTAATTATACAATCCGATGAATGAAACGATAACCATTAACTATTCCAGAAGATTATTGTTTAAGTCTGATTGACGTAATTAGAATAACACCACAGATGTTTGGCATCAGATTCCCACCTTACCCTTGACGACAACATCTTCAGCCTGAAGCTGTCGACATCTTTCCCAAGCAAGGTCATACTGGATGGACCGTAAGCTCAAGATCAGACTATCGTCGTTGGAATTTTCACCAATAATTACAAACTCCTCACgtaaaccaggaactattcctGCCTCTTTCACATGCTTTATGTCGTGAATGCAAACTTCTCTAACAGGCAAGTATGCTGAAGATTTGGCAGTTATGTCTACCAGTGCTCCATTAGCATCTGTGTTGAATACTGTTCCTGTGACCTGAACAAAGGCATGCAAACATTACCAAGCTTGTTCTTACACGGTATAGTAAATGTTCTTATCATGTCTCGTCAAATTTAAgaaattcatttattttgtattaatgAAATCTTCAATATAACATATAAAACTCTTGCTTTATACCCCCATCCTTTAATAGAAGAGCCCCTTTTCACCTTTAAAACTACattaaaggaaaaaaatttCATGGTCAATGCCCACACATATTCATTATGAAGTACATTCTGCTTGAAACAATTCATTTAGTGAATTTTGTCCTTAGGggtaaatataaaatcaacgATATCCTAACAGAAAAGGCTTATCCCCCATTCCCATCCCAGTCATGAAGAGGTCATAAGTTTGAATCTTCGTTTCCCCTCCCCTTTATTTAAAAAACTATGCGAACTACAAAAAATGTGTGTACTATGAAATATCAGCTCTGTATTTCATTTTACTTTCTTAATAAAAATCTGAGCCaaaaaaataatcaagtgtACATAAACACTCCTTTTCTTGAAAGAAATGGGACGCACTGAGAAAATAGATGACACTTAGAGGCTTAAGGAGGATGAAAAAGGAAAGAGTGAAAAACTGGTAGATCAAGATGCAATATCTTTACAATAACAATTATGAAGGACATGACTACAGGGCATGAACAATCATTCACCCATATTGATATAACTGAGCTTTATCACTTACGAGAAAGGAATGGAGGAAAGATATATgtgtgaaaattttaaaattttgtttccgAGCGAATGGAATTCTCATCTTTCTTTCTATCATTAACCCTTATGATACGACATAGAAACCTAGATTGATGAAGAAAGAAGAGTTCATATATTTCTAGCTTAAACAAAGGTGTTACCTTTTATTTGTTAGGTTATCCTATTGTTAAAAACCAATTTCCACACTTCTACAAGTTTAAGCTCTTCAAAATCCAACCATTCCCCTGCATAATTATATTGCTTCAACTCAATCTCATCATAAAACACATCCAATGATTTCCGATCAAAACCTCTACCTCAACTAAAACCCCCACAATAATTTCCGAATTCACCTATCTTAAACTAAAAACACTCCTCCCTCAAAATTTCGATTATAAACTAGCCCACGTCACCCATTCAGCCTAAAAATCACTGCTTCATCAAAATGCCAAACTACAAACTACCTCAAACTTATCGCAAGAAAAAAGTAATTCTCCCAAATTTTATCATCATTTCATGTTTTACCGCAAACCCACCTCCCAATTCTTCTCGATCACCACCAAaaacacaaatacatacatTACACACAcgcaaatttataataaaaaggaGAAAAAAGGGGCAACCTTGGTGccaatttcagaattaaaatcaTACTCCTGAATAGCATGATGAAAATCCTCAAGATTAAACGCAACGCCTTCCATGGGGTTTGTCCGACACCTCTCGTAGGCATCTTCGAACATTTCTTTGAGCCTAGCTCTCTCTCTTGTTTGTGGTGTGGGCACACTCACACCTGGGGCTGTCACTGCCGCTTTCACAATGTAAGGCCTCTGAGAAGAGCTGTTTTTCTTGTAGATGGCTTTTTTGGAGAGATGGGTCGGCCAGAGAGATGGACTTTTTAAGCCACAGCCGATTTGGTGCGCGAGAGCAGCCATGAGAGTGTGTGTGTATAGGTGAGATAGAGATGGAATTGGTCTGTTCTTGATATGTTCGTGCAATGATGAGTTTACAGTGATAGATTGCGAAATGCGAAGAGGGTCTGggatttataaatttagatacaGTTTGGCAATTcgactaatatatattatttcatcgTTTTACTTTAATTTGTTAtgacttttaaattttaatatcaaaatttatacaatttttcaaaaataataatattagttagaaaattatattttgatgttTAGAGTTGTTTTAATTTCAAGATGCCATcactaatattttaattaaatgatgTGGATGTTAAACTGTATTATGATTTTTACAACCAGAGATAACAAAATTATGCTTTTATAATGTAGTTTAAAGATATCATTTGATGGAGAAATAATTTTGCAAATCTTTCAGAATCTACAAggaaaaatagttttaaattttgattaacaAACTTGATATCATATatgaaagagaaaaaaaatctatttatgTTGTTTTATGATTTATTCACCGAAAACGTTTAACAAATTAGTCTTTCACTAAAACAACTGTAATATCATGGGTCCTTCTGACCAACCGCTCCACATATACATGATACATCACTGCAAGTTTGCAACTTACAGTATGTGTAAACTGAAAGGCATTCCAGGTTGCCATAAACACCATTCTAATGTCTGTTAGAAACAAAAGTTTGGTTTCACGATTTGAATCTTTCTGGGACCAAGTAGCGGGGAATAGCCGAAGAGGTGCTATCTTTTAAAAGATAACGTTCCCCATTTgcatattgttttgaaaatggtTTGAAAAGATAAACCCAGTTACCCAGGAAGAAAGTAATATCCAGTTCATCAAAGAATCACCCGCTTTATAGAACCTATTCCCTTGTCGCCCTCGCAGGACAGAGGATCCTAGGTTAGCCGAAAAAAAGATGGTTGTTGCCTTGTTGGTAATGCCACTCAACTGATAGCCTAATAGGACTGTCAGTCTTCGGATTCTAGCAAATTTACTAGTGTTAACATCTCATGTCAAGCTAGTAACACCTTTCATTGACAAGTACTCGAGCACAAAAGATCAGAGTGCCCTCCTCAAGTCGAAATAATTTATGGAGTAAATTGATGTCTACAACAAGGTGAGCAATTAGAAATAACAAACGGTAGCAGATTCAGAACACCAACGCTTCTCCCAATGTCGTCCAAAGGGAATGTAAGGCAATAATATATCAGCAGAGGTACAATTGCCTGGTACTTGTTATTAAGCATATTCATATGCAGATAATGAACAACAAAAAATTTAGTATGaggttcaaggaaaaaaatGGAAACTAGTTCCAGTTCACAAAACCTTTATATAGAAGGTCGTAATCAGAACTACAAATCAGCAATCTTGTTTTGAGTTATTTTAGACCTTTGCAAGAGAGatgctataaaaagaaaaacaatgatAGACCAATTACCACATCTTTTACATATGAATTGGCTTGTCATAAGTGGCCATAGCAGCCTCCTTCAAGGCCTCGGACATTGTTGGATGTGCGTGACACGTGCGTGCAATATCCTCACTTGATGCTCCATACTGCATTGCCAGCACTGCTTCATGAATAAGTTCCCCAGCATTTGGTGCCATGATGTGGACGCCTAATATCTTGTCAGTCTCCTTCTCAGCTATAATTTTGACTAAACCATCTGCATCATCAATTGCTTTAGCCCTGCTGTTTGCCATTAAAGGAAATTTGCCAACAACGTACTTGACCCCTGTTGCCTTAACCTGCTCCTCGGTCTTCCCAATAGAAGCCACTTCAGGGTGTGTATAAACAACACCAGGTACCAAGTCATAGTCCACGTGAGCTTCTTTTCCAGCAAGGAATTCCACGCATGCAACCCCGTCCTCTTCAGCCTTGTGAGCCAACATTGGGCCAGGGACAACATCGCCAATAGCATAAACTCCTGGAACGTTTGTAGCAAAACGTTCATTAACTGGAATTCTACCCATCTTGTCAGTTTCAACTCCAATTTTGTCCAATCCAAGTCCAGCAGTGAACGGGGTTCTACCAGCAGAAATAAGGACAACATCAGCTTCAAGAATGCTCTGTTCACCGCCAGCTGCTGGTTCAAGGGTCAATTTCACACCACTACTGGATGTGTCAATCGACACTACCTTGGTTGTGAGTTTAAATTTCATCTTTTGCTTCTCGAGCGTACGTTTAAATTGCTTGCGAACCTCACCATCCATTGAGGGAACAATTTCTGGTGCATATTCAACAACAGTGACTTCCGACCCAAGACGGGCCCACACAGATCCCATTTCAAGACCAATATAGCCAGCACCAATCACTATGAGTTTCTTAGGAATTTCTGGCAATGATAAAGCTCCCGTTGatgacacaatttttttttcatcaattgtgacACCAGGTAGACTTTTAACATCAGACCCGGTGGCAATAATTATATGTTTGCCTTTTACTATAGTATTTCCACCTTCAATGGTGTCTACAGATATCTCGGAAGGAGAGATAAACTTGCCATAACCTTTAACATAGTTTACCTTGTTTTTCTTGAAAAGACCCTCGATACCTTTTGTTAGGCCAGACACAGATTTATCTTTTTGGGCCATCATTGCAGGTAGATCAACCTCAACAGAAGCAAACTTCACGCcatgattggcaaatgaatgcTGGGCTTCATGATACATATGTGAGGAATGAAGCAGGGCCTGAAtgtaaaacaaataaaagacaagaaatttattttctagaaacaaaaagatgatatatacttaacttcacaaaaaaaaaagagaaaatttaACATTCAAGAACAAAAAAGTAAGATTTTTGGTCAAGAATGGAAAGAAATAGACAGCTAACAGTTTAAATTATAAGTATAATCATCTGAACTATAAAAAGAGCTTGTGATACACTCATCATCTATCATTCTATCATCATAACATATGATAGGACTTAACACATCACTGATAAATCTATTTTGTTCAATTGCCTTGATAAAGCTACCTGT is a window from the Daucus carota subsp. sativus chromosome 8, DH1 v3.0, whole genome shotgun sequence genome containing:
- the LOC108197251 gene encoding small ribosomal subunit protein bS1c isoform X1 gives rise to the protein MAALAHQIGCGLKSPSLWPTHLSKKAIYKKNSSSQRPYIVKAAVTAPGVSVPTPQTRERARLKEMFEDAYERCRTNPMEGVAFNLEDFHHAIQEYDFNSEIGTKVTGTVFNTDANGALVDITAKSSAYLPVREVCIHDIKHVKEAGIVPGLREEFVIIGENSNDDSLILSLRSIQYDLAWERCRQLQAEDVVVKGKVVGANKGGVVALVEGIRGFVPFSQISTKSPAEELIEKEIPLKFVEVDEEQSRLVLSNRKAMADSQAQLGIGSVVIGTVQSLKPYGAFIDIGGINGLLHVSQISHDRVSDIATVFQPGDTLKVMILSHDRERGRVSLSTKKLEPTPGDMIRNPKLVFEKAEEMAQTFRQRIAQAEAMARADMLRFQPESTLTLTPDGILGPLSSDLPAIGLNLNDIPLAED
- the LOC108199809 gene encoding dihydrolipoyl dehydrogenase, mitochondrial, encoding MAMASIARRKATSLLSGQTSGVFRYSLSLSSFSRSFASGSDENDVVVIGGGPGGYVAAIKAAQLGFKTTCIEKRGTLGGTCLNVGCIPSKALLHSSHMYHEAQHSFANHGVKFASVEVDLPAMMAQKDKSVSGLTKGIEGLFKKNKVNYVKGYGKFISPSEISVDTIEGGNTIVKGKHIIIATGSDVKSLPGVTIDEKKIVSSTGALSLPEIPKKLIVIGAGYIGLEMGSVWARLGSEVTVVEYAPEIVPSMDGEVRKQFKRTLEKQKMKFKLTTKVVSIDTSSSGVKLTLEPAAGGEQSILEADVVLISAGRTPFTAGLGLDKIGVETDKMGRIPVNERFATNVPGVYAIGDVVPGPMLAHKAEEDGVACVEFLAGKEAHVDYDLVPGVVYTHPEVASIGKTEEQVKATGVKYVVGKFPLMANSRAKAIDDADGLVKIIAEKETDKILGVHIMAPNAGELIHEAVLAMQYGASSEDIARTCHAHPTMSEALKEAAMATYDKPIHM
- the LOC108197251 gene encoding small ribosomal subunit protein bS1c isoform X2: MAALAHQIGCGLKSPSLWPTHLSKKAIYKKNSSSQRPYIVKAAVTAPGVSVPTPQTRERARLKEMFEDAYERCRTNPMEGVAFNLEDFHHAIQEYDFNSEIGTKVTGTVFNTDANGALVDITAKSSAYLPVREVCIHDIKHVKEAGIVPGLREEFVIIGENSNDDSLILSLRSIQYDLAWERCRQLQAEDVVVKGKVVGANKGGVVALVEGIRGFVPFSQISTKSPAEELIEKEIPLKFVEVDEEQSRLVLSNRKAMADSQAQLGIGSVVIGTVQSLKPYGAFIDIGGINGLLHVSQISHDRVSDIATVFQPGDTLKAEEMAQTFRQRIAQAEAMARADMLRFQPESTLTLTPDGILGPLSSDLPAIGLNLNDIPLAED